Genomic DNA from Streptomyces venezuelae:
TTGCGGACGACCGCCTTCTCGGCGTGCAGGGTCACCTCGGCCTCGGCCTCGCCGATGGTCGCGCGCGTGCCGTCGCCCTCGCGGATGGGCTCGCGGACGACGCGGACCTCCTCGTGCGACAGCGGCACGGACGTCTTGACGTCCTCGGTGACGACGACCTTGCGCAGCCGCGCCTGTCCGACCACTTCCTCTTCCGTGCCGACGCGCAGCCGCTCCTCGGAGCGGATCATCTCGTCGGACTTGCTGTCGTCGCGCCCCGTCGAGCGGCTCGCGGCACCCGCTCCGACCATGCCCGCGCCCGCTCCCGCACCCGCCATGCCCTCGCGCTCACGCATGCCCTCACGGCCACGCATCCCGGCGGCCGGCGCACGACCGGCCGCGCCGCGGGTGGTCGACTCGGGCCGGGTCAGCCCGTAGTGGGCGTAGAGCTCGTGCTCCTCGCCCGGCTCGATGTGCTGGTCGGCGTCGATGCGGGGAGCGTCCTTGACGGCTTCCTTGGTCGTCGCCACGTGCAGCTGGTCGTCCTGGCGGCGGGCCCCGGCGAGCGGGACGAAGCTCTGCTTCATGCCGAAGAGACCGGTCTTGACGGTGACCCACTCGGGGCGGCCGCTGCGGTCGTCGAGATAGACCTGCTCGACGCTGCCGATCTTCTCGCCGGTGCGGTCGTAGGCCGTCAGGCCCGTGAGCCCGTCGGGGTTGGTGAAGCCTTCGCCCTGCGTCATGGGTGATCACTCCCTCGGAGCGCGCGACGGGCGATGTCGTTACTCGCCACGGCAGACGCGCGCTTCCCCTCCATCGCGCTCCGCCACACGGCACACCGCAACCAGGAAAGTGACGGAACGTACACGCAGCGCGCCGCGAACCCGCTTCGACGGCACGCCTGGGGCGATCGGCGCGATCTGGCCGCCGAGCGGCCGGTTAGCCCATTCGAGGTAACGCGGCGGAGCCCCCCACCACTGGATGGTGAGGGGCTCCGCCGCTGTACGACCCGGTGGGCGCGGACGGTTTCGAACCGCCGACATCCTCCTTGTAAGGGAGGCGCTCTACCCCTGAGCTACGCGCCCGGGAACGAGTGGACAGCCTACCTTGCCGCAGGCCGTGCCCCGCAAACCCCTTTTGCGTCGTCGGCGGGCGGGGCGACGGGAGGGCGGCGTTCGGGGGTTAACCCCACCTGGATCCGGTGGCGGCCCGGATCCTCCCGGCTCGGAGTGTTCCGTAGAGTCTGTCGGAGAGAGCAAGATCATCTCCAGGGGGAGTCCGTCATGGCCGCTGTCCGCACCCGACGTCCGCGCGACGCCCGTCGCCCACGCGCCGCCCGCGCCCTCGCCGCCGTCGGCGGAACCGTGGCCGTCGTCCTGCTCGTCGGGGCGTGCGGGGCGGACGCCGACGACGACACGGAGCCGGAGCAGCGGACGTTCACGCAGGCGGGCAAGACGCTGACCGTCGAGTCCAGCGACTCGTCGCTGGAGCTGGTCCCCGCGGGGCCGGGCGCCAAGGGCGTGAAGGTGACCCGATGGTTCCACGGCGAGACCGTGCTCGGTGGCGACCCCAAGGTGACGTGGGAGATGGACGGCGACCGGCTCAAGCTGGGCATGTCGTGCTCCGGCATCATCGCCAACTGCTCGGCGAAGCACCGCGTGGAGGTGCCCCGCGGGGTCTCCGTCAACGTCGAGAACAAGGATGGCCGGGTCACGGCGAGCGGGTTCCGGGACGCCATGAAGGTGCGTTCGCGGGACGGTTCCGTCACCGTCAAGGACGCACGCGCCGCGCTCGACCTGCACAGTTCCGACGGGGCCATCACCGTCGAGGGGGTCACGGGGGCCCTGGACCTGCGCAGCTCCGACGGGTCCGTCACCGCGCGCGACGTGACGTCCCGGCGCGTGGGCGTCGACGCCAGGGACGGGTCCGTGCGGCTGGAGCTGGCCGCCGTGCCGGACCGCGTCGAGGCCCGCAGCAAGGACGGTTCCGTCGACATCGCGGTGCCGGGCTCGAAGGACGGTGAGCGCGTCCGGTACGACGTGCGGACCGAGACCTCCGACAGCGCCGTCGACGTGTCGGTGCCCAAGGACGACAGCAGCCCCCACCACGTCTCCGTCCACAGCGCCGACGGCAAAGTCACGGTGCGCAGCGCGAACTAACGGGCCCGTGTATTCGTCCTTAACCGGTGGGAGAATGTGACACCGGGCAGGGCGGATGACAGCACGGGAGAGGGATAGTGACGGCGACACCTTCGCAGCCGTACACACCGGACAGCAGAGCAGGGGTCGGGAGCGCGCCGGGCACGGGCAGGGCACAGGGGGCGGCCGGGGTTTCCGCGGCTCGGGCCCCCCGTCCTTTCCGTAGGCGCGCACGCCGCGGCCCCCTGCACGACACCCTCGCTCTCGTCACCGCCGTCACCCTCTCCCTGCCCCTGCTCGCCCTCGCCGTCCCGGCCGCCTTCGCGGGCGGCGGCACCCGGCGCTGGTTCGGCGGGCGCGGCGAGAGTCTGCGGGCCGAGGCGCAGGCCGCGAAGGACGCCGCCGCCGCGGCCTTCTACGAACTGGACACCGCCCAGCGCGACCTCCGCATCTCCATCGAGACGATCGTCGCCGTCGACTCGTCGCCCGCGGCCCGGCGCGCCGTCTCCGACTTCGAGGCGATCGGGCACCGCATCGACGAGGTCAGCCACCAGTACATCAGCGCGGTGGACGCCCACGACCTGGACCGGGACGACCTGGAGTCCTCCGTCGCCGCCCGCGCGAGGACCGAGCTCACCGCCGCGAAGACGGAGCTGGGCAAGGCCAAGCAGGACCTGGAGCGCTTCCAGCAGGGCCTCGGGCCGCTCCTCGACAAGGCGGAGACACAACTCGCCCGGCTCGCACCCGCGGTGGAGCGGGCCCGCCAGACGCTGCTCGCCGCGAGCAACGCGCTCGACTCCGTGCGTGCGGCCGGTCTCAAGGCCGACGACCTCGCCGCTCGCCTCGCGGCCCTCGGCCGCGAACTGACCAAGCTCAACCAGGGCGCGGGCCGCCATGGCGTACCGGAGACGCTGCAGCGCGCCGACCGCGTCCTGCGCGACGCGGAGTCCGTGCGTGCCGAGGCCGAGCGCCTGCCCGAGCGGGCCGCCGAGATCGACCGGCGCCTGGTCTCGCTGCGCACCCGTGCGCAGGCCCTCACAACCCGTACGGGCCAGGTGGATCCGGTCCTCAGCGAGCTGCGGCGCCGGTTCACCGCCGCGTGCTGGCAGGACCTGCAGCACGTCCCCGACCAGGCCGCGGAGAACGTGCGCCAGGCCGAGGCCAAGCTGAAGGAGGCCCAGCAGGCGCGCGACGAGCAGCGCTGGCCCGACGCGACCTCGCGCCTCTCCACGGTCCGGGCACTCCTGAACACCACGGACGAGGCGGTCTCCGCGGCGGGCGACCGCCTGCAGCGGCTCAACGCGGTGTCGAAGGACCCGCAGCAGGAGATCGAGCGCACCCGCTTCGCGATCCGGGACGCGCAGCGCCTGGCGATGGCGGGCCGCCAGACACCCGAGCAGCGCCACGCCCGCCCGCTCGACGAGTCCGTGGCCCGCCTGGACCGTGCGGTCGCGTCCCTGGAGGGCCGCCACCCCGACTACTGGCACTTCCTGACCGAGACCGAGGCGGTCCGCACGACCGTGGCACGCGTGGTCGCGCAGATACGGGAGGAGCGGGGGCAGGGCGCCTGACGGCGCCGGACCTCCGCGCGCCACTCCCCGCACATTTGGCAGCGTCCCTCGGGTGCGGGTCCGTCGGGGCTGGTCGCGCAGTTCCCCGCGCCCCTTGACGGCACCTGGCGCCCCGCCCCCGTCTCGCTGAGGCCCCGCAGCCCTGGGGCCGTCCCTCGGGTGCGGGTCCGTCGTGGCTGATCGCGCAGTTCCCCGCGCCCCTTGACGGCACCTGGCGCCCCGCCCCCGTCTCGCTCAGGCCCCGCACGACTGCGTGCCGTCGCCCACCGGCGGGCTTGCCACCCGGGTCGTTCCGCCGCAAACGGCTGTGCGAATGTGGGCAGATGTTCGACTCTGCCCCGTCCTCTCCGTCCTCTCCGTCCTCCCCTCCCTCGCCTTCCTCGCCGTCCTTCCTCGCGGCTCTCCGGGCGCGGCGGCTCGTCGCCATTGTGCGCGGGTCCGACCCCGACGCCTCCTTCCGTACGGTGATGACGCTGGTGGAGTCCGGCGTTCCCCTCGTCGAGGTCTCCCTCAGCGGTGCCGACGCGCCCGGCGTGCTGCGGCGGGCGCGAGCGGAGCTGGGTGCGGACGCGTGGCTCGGCGCGGGTACGGTCCTCACCGCCGACGACGCGCACCGCGCGGCCGACGCGGGTGCGAACCTCATCGTCACGCCCGGTCTCGGCGCGGGCGTCGACGAGGCCGTCCGCCTCGGCCTGCCCGTGCTCGGCGGCGTCCTCACGCCCACCGACGTCATCGCGGCCCGCACGGCGGCGGTGACGGCGCTGAAGATCTTCCCCGCGTCGGCGATGGGTGGCCCCACCTATCTCAAGGCGTTGCGCGCCCCGTTCCCGGACGTCCCGTTCGTGCCGGTCGGCGGCGTCGACGCGGTGGCCGCGGAGGCGTACCTGGAGCTCGGCGCGGTCGCGGTGGGCGTCGGCTCACCGCTGATCGGCGACGCGGCCGACGGCGGCGACCTGGACGGGCTGCGCGGGCGGGCGGCGGAGTTCGTACGGGTGACGGAGGAGGCGGCGACCCGATGAGCAACGCGCCCGACGTCCTCACTTTCGGCGAGACCATGGTCGCCCTGCGCGGCAACGGCCCCCTGAAGCTGGGCGGTTCCATGGACGTGTCGGTGGCCGGCGCCGAGAGCAACGTCGCCATCGGCCTGTCGCGCCTCGGCCACGCCGTGCGCTGGTCGGGGGCGGTCGGTGACGACGAGGCCGGTGAGCTGGTGCTGCGCACGCTGCGCGCGGAGGGCGTCGACGTCGGCGCCGCGACGCGGGATCCGTCGGCGCCGACGGGGCTGCTCCTCTTCGAGCCCCGGCTGCCCGACGTGACCCGCGTGCACTACTACCGGGCGGGCTCGGCGGGCTCGCGGCTGACGCCCGACGCCGTGGACGCGGCGTTCGCGGCGGGGGCGCCGCGCGTCCTGCACCTCACGGGCATCACCCCGGCCCTCGGCCCGTCGGCGGCGGAGGCGTGCCGACGGGCCCTGCGGCTCGCCCGCGACCACGGCACGCAGGTCTGCCTGGACGTCAACTTCCGTTCACGTCTGTGGAGTTCCGACGAGGCGTCGGCGGAGCTGTGCGGGTGGCTCCCCCACGTCGACGTACTCATCGCCTCCGACGACGAACTCCCCCTGTGCCTCCCGTCCGCCAGAACGGCCTCCCCCGAGCCGGAGAAGACCCTCCTGGCCGGGGGAATCCGCGAACTCGTGGTCAAGCTCGGCTCCCGGGGCGCCACCGTCCACACGGCCGACAACACGCTGCACTCCCCCGCGCGGCAGGTCCACGCGGTGGACGCGGTAGGGGCGGGCGACGCGTTCGTCGCCGGTTACTTGTCGGCGCTGCTCGACGGCGCGGACGTGGCGACCCGCCTGGACCGCGCCATCACGACGGGCGCGTTCGCGGTGGCCTCCCGAGGCGACTGGGAGGGAGCCCCCACGAGAGCGGAACTACGGCTGCTGTCCGCGGACCCGGGAACCGTGGTCCGCTGACAGCGGGGTCACGGCTGCGGCGCAGGCCGCGGTGGACCGCTCAGGGGCGCGGGGAACCCGGCGACCATCCCCCACGCACCCGCAGCTCACCGACTCAGCCGCAGCATCCACCCCCACAGCATCCGCCCCCGCCCGCCGCAGGCGAGGGCGACGACGACGCCGAACCCCCCACCGCCACCGTCGACAGAAGCTTCACCGTGTCCCCGTGCCCCGCGGGGCACGTCGCCGGAGCGGAGGACTCCGCCATCGGACGCGACAGCTCGAACGTGTCACCACAGGACCGGCACCGGTACTCATAACGAGGCATGGCCCCAGGCTACTGGGGCCTCACCGCAGAGAGGAACGCCCCGGCGATCTTCTCCCCCGCCGCGATCCCCCGCTCCGGCAGCACCGTGAGCCCCGCCGCCACGAACCCCGTGTCCGCGAGCTCCCCGTGTCCCGGCCTCCAGGACCGGTCCGCCGCGAGGAGCAGGTCCGCGTCGAGCAGCGAGTCGCCCGCGGCGAGGATCTCGTCCGCCCCGGCCCGCCGCGCGACCTCCCGCACGGCCGCGCTCTTGGTGAGCGGCTTCGGTACGGCGTACAGCTTGCGGCCCTGCAGCGAGACCGTCCAGCCGCGCTCCTCCGCCCAGACGGCGAGCTCCTTGACCCACTCCTCGGGCAGCAGTGCCCGTTCGACGACGAGGTACGCGAAGAGGTCCTCGGCGACGCGTTCCTTGAGGAGCCACGCCGGGTCGGCGGTCCGCACCAGATGGCCGCGGACCTCGTCGAGCGTCGCGCACTCCGCGGCGAGGCGGCGGGCGACGGTCGCCTGCCAGTCGGGGTCGGACACGCCGTCGACGAGCAGGTGCCCGCCGTTGGCGCAGACCGCGAACTTCGGCGCGGGGCCGGGGAGGTGGATGCGCCCGTACTGTTCGCGCGTGCGCGTCGTGGTCGGCACGAAGACGCCCGTGCGGGCCAGCTCCGCCAGCAGTCCTGCGGCGGTCTCGGTGACGTACGACAGCGGTTTGCCCTCGTACACCTCGACGCACAGCAGCCGCGGCGCCTGCGCGTCCGGCATGGTCAGGCCGAGCGCGGCGGTGGAGTAGATGAGGGTGCGGTCGAGGTCGCTGGCGACAACAGTTGTCGGGGTCGGGGTCATCGGGACGACACCGCCTTGCCGTCCGCGCCCGTCGCACCGCGCGTGTACTGGGGGTGGATCAACCCGACGCAGGTGTAAGGGAGTTCGTCGACCTCCTCGACCGGCACGCCTCGCTGCTCGGCGAGCAGGCGCACGTGGTCGAGGTCCGCGCCCGCGCCCTTGCGGGCCAGGATCTTCCAGGGCACGCGGCGCAGCAGCACGCGCGTCGTCTCGCCGACGCCCGGCTTGACGAGGTTCACGTCGTGGATACCGTACTCCTCGCTGATCCGCTCGACCGCCGCCCAGCCCTCCCAGGTCGGCGCGCGGTCGGCCGAGAGCAGCTCCTTGACGCGTACGTCCACCGCGTCCGCGACCTCGTCGAAGCGCGCGGCGACCGCGTCGACGAAGTGCCGGGACACGTCGGCGTCGGCGAGCTCGCGGTAGAACTTGCCGCCGTGGAAGTCGTCGGGGCCGACCAGGTCGGCGCGGAGGACGGTACGCGAGATCAGGCCGGAGACCGTGGAGTTGAGGCAGGCGGAGGGGATGAGGAAGTCCTCGCGGGTGCCGTAGGTGCGGACACACGAGCCGGGGTCGGCGAGCACGGCGATCTCGGGGCTGAAGCCGGCGGGACCGCCCGCGGCCTCGAACTCCCGCACCGCGTCCGCGAGTTCACGGGTGATCGCGCCCTTGCCGGTCCACCCGTCGACGAAGACGATGTCGGCCGGGTCGTGGTGGGCGGCGAGCCAGCGCAGGGCGTTGGCGTCGATGCCGCGGCCGCGGACGATCGACACGGCGTAGTGCGGCAGGTCGAGGCCGTGCCGGTGCGCGGCCCAGCGGCGCATCAGGACGCCGACGGGCGTGCCCGCGCGGGCCAGGGAGACCAGGACCGGGCGCGGCGACCGCTCGGCGAGGACCGTCTCGGTGACCGTGCCGACGGCGTGCGCGATGCGCGCGGCCGAGGTGTCGAGCGCGGCGTGGAACAGCTCCTGGTAGCGCTCGCTCGGCTGGTACTCGACGGGCAGCGACTCGGCGTAGTGCGCGCCACCGCTCTGTATCGCCTCCTCGCGTTCCTCCGTGGGCGCTTCGAGCGTCACGTCCGAGAGGTCCTGGAGCAGCCAGCCGACGTCTTCGGGGGCGTACGAGGAGAAGGCGGGGCCACGGAGTGGCTCGGGAAGCATGCGGGACCTTTCGGAGACGTGCTCAGGTGCGCACTCAGGTGTGTACGACGGGACCACGGCCAGCAGGACGTGTCCGGTGTGTGCGGCGAGCTGCGCCAACAGCCCGTCCGGGGCGTGCAGTTCGGGCGTGTCGGCGACCGAGTCCACGACCACGACGACCGCGTCGAAGCCGGCGCCCGCGACGTTGTAGGCGTACCGCGTGCCGGGCCCGTCGGCGGGATCGTCGTGCGCGGGGAAGGCGAGGCGGGTGCGGATCGCGTAGCCGGGGTCGTCCACGGCGAGGACGGGTGAGCGGGTCGTGGTGGAGAACCGCACCTCCGCGCCGGTACGCCGCTCCAGCTCGACGCCGAGCGCCAGCGGCGCGTACATGAGCTCTTCGAAGCCGAGGACGAGTACGCGACCGCTGCGCGCGCTCTCCGGCAGCGCGTCCGCGATCCGGGCGGCCATGCCGGGCAGCGCCGCGTCGAGGGCCGCGCGGTGCGCGGGCGTGAAGCCGTGCCGCCCGCCGTCGGGGACACCCGCGGGCCAGCCGAGCTCGACACGGCCGACGCGGTCGACGTGACCGATCGGGCCGCGCCCCTGCCGGGGCTGCGGGAGGGGCAGCGCGGCAGCGTCCTCGTGACCCGCGTGGCCCTCGTGCTCGGCGACCAGCGCCTGCCCCTTCTCCAGGACGCCGTCGGGCAGCCGCACCGTGCCGGACGCGGCCGCGACGAGGTCGACGTGCGCGCCGATCTCGCGGGCGAAGCCGTCGAGCCGCCCCTGGTCCTCCGGCGAGCGCATGTCGACGAGCGCCACGATGACGTACCGCTCGCGCGGGAAGCGCTCGTGGAGGGCGCGGACGGTGTTCAGGACGGTGTTGCCCGTGGAGAACTCGTCGTCGACGAGGACGAGCGGGCCGTCCCCGGCGAGCAGCCGGGGATCCTCGGGCAGCAGCAGGTGCGACGTGGCGTGCGAGTGGGACTCCTCGAAGCCGCCCGCGCGCGCGACACCCTCGACGGGGCGCCGGGTGGAGTGCAGGTAGGGCGCGAGGGCGACGCCGTCGGCGACGGCGTGGCCGAGGCCCGTCGCGGTCTCCGCGTAGCCGAGGACGACGGCGCGCCCGGCCTCCTCGTCGCCGAGGAGGTTCCGCACCCGGACGCCGAGGTCGTGCCCGGCCGCGTACACGACCGACGGGAGCTGCGGGACGTGCTTGCCCAGGACGTTCGACACCAGCAGGTGGGCCCGCTTGGGGTTGCGGCGCAGGGCGAGGCCGAGCATGCCGCGCAGCGCGTCGTCGCCGTCGAGGACGACGCCGAGCCGCTCGGCGACCCAGCTCCCCGACCACACCGGCGCGTCCGGCACCGCGTTCCCGTCCTCGTTGTTCTCGTTCTCGTTCTCAGATATGTGCGTCATGTCCCTCTTGTTCATCAGCCGGGCAGCCCGGCCGTCAACAGCTCCACGAAGCCGACGTCCTCCCTGGCGACGCCGAAGACCTCGGCGCGGCGCAGGGTCCGCTCGGCCCAGGCGCGGTGCGGCTTCACCTCGTTCATCTTGTTCGTGTACGAGGAGCGCAGGACCCCGCCGCCGCCCCGCTCCGGGCGCAGGATGTCCTCGGCGTCGCTGAACTCCTCGTGACTGACCACGGAGAGCGCGTGCACGGGCAGCACGTGGGAGGGGTGGATGCAGGTCTTGCCGAGCAGACCGTTGGCGCGGTCGAGCTCGATCTCGCGGAGCAGGCCGTCCATGTCGTGCTCGATGAGGGCCTGGCGGAGTTCCTCGGCGCGGCTCTCCAGAAAGGGGCTGCGGCGCAGCTGCGGCTTGAACATCCGCTCCTGTACGCGGAAGTACTCCCAGACCGGTCCCGTCACGGTGAAGCCGGTGCCGTCGGCCCTGCCGAGGACGTTGACGACGTCGGCGATGACGGAGGCGACGATCTGCACGTCGTACGCGGTCATGTCCGGCGGCCTGCGCAGTCCGTACGCCGAGCAGAAGTCGGTGACGCCGAGGCGCAGCGCGAGGATGCGGTCGCGGTACTTGTCGACGGTGCGGGCTATGCCGGAGAGGGTCTCGGCGCGGCTCTCCAGGTGGAGGAGCTCGGGCGACTCCAGGACGGGCATGGCGAAGAGCCGCCGCGCCGGGCCGTCCGGCCCCGACGGAAGCTCCGCCTCCGCGGCCATCAGCGCCTCCAGGAACGGAACGCCGCGCTCCTCGGTGAACTTGGGCAGGACGAATCCGGACAGCAGCCGGATGCTCGGGCCGAGTCTGCGGACCAGGTCGGGTATCTGCTCGGCGGCGCGGACCCGGATGAAGAGCAGCGGCGGCTCGACGCCCCGCTCCGCGAGGTCGGCGAACTGCCGGACCAGGTTCTCCTCGGCGTCGGCGACCTCGGCGTCGTCGATGGAGTCCTCCAGGCAGACCACCATGGAGACCACACCGCGCGCGGCCTGTTTCAGGATGTCCTCGGCGAGCCGGGGACGGGTGGCCGGGCTGTAGAGCGTGGCGCCCAGGGCGGGCGCGAGCAGGTGGGGCGGGGAGTCCGCGGTGAAGGCACACGGCTCCCGGTGGAAGAGGCGGTGCCGCACCTCTGGGGCGATATGCCCGAAATGACGCATGTGATTCCCTGCTATCGCCTGTTTCGTCGACGTGGGCCGTTCTGATGTGGCCGGTAATAGTACGTAGAGACGGGTGCCGGGGGTTCCCTCCGGGCATGAACTTCAGGTAACCCGGCCATGTCACACATGCTCACCACACAACCGTCGCACGCTCGCACCACCCGCAGGTCAGGAGCATGGTGACGCGGCCGGGACCTTGGGCCCCCCGCGTTGTCCCACCCCTGCGGGGGAAGGCAGGATGACCGCATGACGCACGCGATGTTGAAGGGGTCGAACGTCCCTCTCGAAGCCTCGGCCGTCCGGGCCGTGCTGCGCTGGACCCCCGGACAGGGCGTCCCCGACGTCGACGCGTCGGCGCTGCTGCTCGGCGGCGACGGGCGGGTGCGCTCGGACGAGGACTTCGTCTTCTACAACCAGCCGCGCCACCCGGCGGGCAAGGTCTGGCGGCTCGGCAAGAAGCGGACCGCGGAGGGTCTGACGGACACCATCCAGACGGACCTGGCGGGCATGGACCCGGCCGTCAGCCGCGTGCTCCTCGCCGCGTCGGCGGAGGGCGTCGCCTTCGAACACGTGCCGGCGCTGCGGATCCTGCTGTACGACGCCACCGTCACCGACGGCGAGCCGCTCGCCCACTTCGACATCACCCCGCAGACCGGTGAGGAGACCGCGCTGATCTGCGGGGAGCTCTACCGCCGTGGCGAGGGCTGGAAGTTCCGCGCCCTCGGCGAGGGGTACTCCAACGGCCTGGAGGGCCTCGCCTCCGACTTCGGCATCTCCGTGGACGACTCGGACTCCGCGGCTCCGGAGCCCTCGCCCTCGGCATCCTTCCCGCTGCCGCCCCAGCAGCCCATGCCGCAGCACCAGCCCGCCCCGCAGTCGCCGCCGCAGCCCTCGTACGGCTACCCGCCCGAGCCGCCCCGGCACCCGGCGCCCCAGCCCTCCTACGGCTATCCGCCGGCCGCGCCCACCCAGCCGACCCCGGTCGTGCAGCCGGCCCCCGTCGCCCAGCCGTCGTACGGCTATCCGCAGCCGGTGGCCCCGATGCCGGACCCGAACTTCCGGCTGCCTCCGCAGGGGCCGCAGTTCCTGTCCCGCTGACGGGGCCCGCACGGGTCAGCCCACCTTGGACTTGTAGCCCCGGCCCCACTGGAGCCCCCAGCCGTACAGCCGGTCGAGCTCGGCCTGGAAGCCGTAGACGAACTTGACCTCGCGGCGCACGATCAGTTCGTCCTTGACGTTCTCGATGGAGACCACGGCGCACGAGCGGGCCTGCGGCTGCCGCTCGTCCAGGTCGATCTCGATCCGGGGGCCGTTGCTGGGGTAGAGCGTGACCTTCGCGTGGGTACGGTCGAACGCCGGCGTCTGGTCGTAGATGTACACGAAGACCAGCAGCCGCTTGATCGCCTCGCGGTGGTCGAGGTTCACGTAGAGCGTCTCGCCCGAGCCCGACCCGAACCGGTCGTCGCCGCTGCCCTTCACATACGGCGGGGAGTTGAGGCTCCCGAGGAAGTGGCCCAGCGGCTGCACCACGCCCTTGTCGCCGTCGGCCAGCTCGTACAGACAGCCCAGGTCGAGGTCGACGTTGACCATGCTCTGCGTGTGCGCCTGGACCGGCTCGGGCCGGAACATCTGGAGGGGGTGCCGCAGCAGGCCGCCGCCGCGCGGCTTGCCGATGAGGTCGGACGTCCGCATCTGCCAGGACAGGTTGACGCGCAGGTTGCCGGTGGCCGCGCCCTGTTTGGAGAGCGAGACCGTCGGGTGCCGCTTGGTCAGTTCGATGGAGTTGGTGGCGGCGCTGCCCGATTCATAGTCCGTCGAACGCCCACGCCACAGTCCGTCCCAGAAGGACATTCCGCCCCCAAGTGCCCTTGTGCCGCCTACGAATACCGACGGGGCGGCCATGAGGACATCTCCTCGACGGCCGCCCCGCACAGAGCGTTCCTCGCCTTGGCCGTCGTCACACTCCGGGAACCGGAATCGGACAGCGCGGTGAGGGAATCGGTCAGTCTCAGACGCCCGAGGAGACCTCCGCCTTGTCTCCGGAGCTCCCTTGCCCCTCGGCCGCCGCGATCCGCTTGTTCCTGATCACCGACGAGATGAAGGACCAGGCGATCAGGATGACGCCGACGGAACCGGTGATGACCTCGTGGATCTCGTACTGGATCGTGACCAGGAGGATCACGGCGAGGGCGCCGATCGCGTAGTGCGCGCCGTGCTCCAGGTACACGTAGTCGTCCAGGGTGCCCTGGCGGACCAGGTAGACCGTGAGGGACCGGACGTACATGGCGCCGATACCGAGGCCGAGAGCCATCAGCACGATGTCGTTGGTGACGGCGAAGGCGCCGATGACACCGTCGAAGGAGAACGACGCGTCCAGGACCTCGAGGTAGAGGAACATGAAGAACGCGGCCTTGCCGGCCAGGACGACGGCAGGAACCTTCTTGCCCGACTTCGCGGCGGCTTCCTCCTGCTCGTGCTCGCGCTCCTCCTCTTCCTCGAGCTTGTTCTCGAAGTAACTGGAG
This window encodes:
- a CDS encoding TerD family protein codes for the protein MTHAMLKGSNVPLEASAVRAVLRWTPGQGVPDVDASALLLGGDGRVRSDEDFVFYNQPRHPAGKVWRLGKKRTAEGLTDTIQTDLAGMDPAVSRVLLAASAEGVAFEHVPALRILLYDATVTDGEPLAHFDITPQTGEETALICGELYRRGEGWKFRALGEGYSNGLEGLASDFGISVDDSDSAAPEPSPSASFPLPPQQPMPQHQPAPQSPPQPSYGYPPEPPRHPAPQPSYGYPPAAPTQPTPVVQPAPVAQPSYGYPQPVAPMPDPNFRLPPQGPQFLSR
- a CDS encoding Tellurium resistance; its protein translation is MSFWDGLWRGRSTDYESGSAATNSIELTKRHPTVSLSKQGAATGNLRVNLSWQMRTSDLIGKPRGGGLLRHPLQMFRPEPVQAHTQSMVNVDLDLGCLYELADGDKGVVQPLGHFLGSLNSPPYVKGSGDDRFGSGSGETLYVNLDHREAIKRLLVFVYIYDQTPAFDRTHAKVTLYPSNGPRIEIDLDERQPQARSCAVVSIENVKDELIVRREVKFVYGFQAELDRLYGWGLQWGRGYKSKVG
- a CDS encoding HpcH/HpaI aldolase/citrate lyase family protein; translated protein: MRHFGHIAPEVRHRLFHREPCAFTADSPPHLLAPALGATLYSPATRPRLAEDILKQAARGVVSMVVCLEDSIDDAEVADAEENLVRQFADLAERGVEPPLLFIRVRAAEQIPDLVRRLGPSIRLLSGFVLPKFTEERGVPFLEALMAAEAELPSGPDGPARRLFAMPVLESPELLHLESRAETLSGIARTVDKYRDRILALRLGVTDFCSAYGLRRPPDMTAYDVQIVASVIADVVNVLGRADGTGFTVTGPVWEYFRVQERMFKPQLRRSPFLESRAEELRQALIEHDMDGLLREIELDRANGLLGKTCIHPSHVLPVHALSVVSHEEFSDAEDILRPERGGGGVLRSSYTNKMNEVKPHRAWAERTLRRAEVFGVAREDVGFVELLTAGLPG